In Flavobacterium praedii, the DNA window TGGCTATTGAAAAAAACAATAGAAGATCTATAAAATTGCAGACTTTAAGCCAAATTAAAAAAGAAACAACATTGAAATTAAGTCGTCCAAAACTTTTGGTTTAATATGTAAATATTATAAAATTCACTAAAAATTATGAAACATTTAGAGAAGCTAAAGTATTGAACTTTGTCTATTAATAAATAGCATTTCTAATTTTCAATAATAACCTTAATTTGAATTCGATGAATACAAAAAAATCTATTAGTGTTTTAAATACTTTTATCGGAATCAATAACAATCGGTTTGAAAGTTATATAAAAGCATCAAAGCAAACGAATGAATCCGACTTAATAATATTGTTTCTTGGGTTTCAAGAAAAAAGCCAAAGATGCACAGCTGAATTGGTTTCTGAAGTTCAAAAATTAGGAGGAAAACCATCAAAAAACTCCTCAGTCAAAATATATTTTTCCCGAATTTGGTTGCAAATCAATTTAAAATTCAAAATTAATGATCGGGAAGATCTACTAAATCGATGTGAATATGATGCTGATATTACCCTAAAAAAATACCTGGCCGTATTGCGTAATAACACAGCGCATTTATCTCCAAAACACCAAAATATATTACATGCACAACATCAATCCATAAAAAAAGAGCATGATACTTTAAAAGGTCTTGGCGATTTATTGGTAACCTGTAGAAGATTCAACTTAGATGCCTAAACAATACTCTTCATAAACTAGGGTACATTCTAAATCAACATTACAACTCCTTTTTAAACCATGAAAAGTCCTGTAAAGATTACAAAAGCTTCAAATACAAAATCCTATCTAAAAAATATTTTTGAAGATATCGGGAAAGCAACGCTATTTACAACGCGCTTTTTCAAAGAAGTTGCAAAAGGCCCTTTCGAATTCAAAGAATTTATTTGGCAATGTTACGCAATTGGTTATAAATCCTTACCAATAGTTAGTATTACTGGTTTTATAATGGGTTTGGTTCTTACCATACAATCTCGTCCTACAATGGCAAAATTTGGTGCAGAATCCTGGCTACCCAGCATGGTAGGACTTTCATTAATTCGTGAGATCGTTCCCGTAATTACAGCCTTAATTTGTGCAGGAAAAATAGCCTCAGGAATTGGAGCCGAATTAGGTTCGATGAAAGTTACCGAACAAATTGATGCCATGGAAGTTTCGGCAATAAATCCTTATAAATACTTAGTTGCAACCAGAATTATGGCCACCACAATTATGATTCCAATTTTAGTTATTTATGCTGATTTTATTGGAATTTATGGTGGATATATCGGATACAATATCCATGAAAACATGGGCTTTTACCGTTATTTCTCCAATGTTTTAGAACATCTTGAGTTTTTGGACATTTTACCTGCTGTCCTAAAAACTTTTTTCTTTGGTTTTGCAATTGGTTTGGTGGGCTGCTATAAAGGATTTAATGCGGAAAACGGGACCGAAAGTGTTGGAAAAGCGGCCAATACGGCTGTAGTTACTGCATCATTAACCATATTTATCATTGATATGATTGCCGTTCAAATAACTGATTTATTTTACTAAACATGATACAGCATAAACCAGTGAAGGAAAAAAAAACAAGCACACAATCTACAGAAATAATTCTAGAACTAAATAATGTTTGCAAATCATTTGGGGATAATGCAGTCCTGAAAGGCATTACTCTTTCTGTAAAAAAAGGAGAGAATTTAGTGATTTTAGGCAGGTCTGGATCTGGAAAATCAATCACTATAAAATGTTTGGTTGGTTTAATTCATGCTGATGAAGGTGAAATCAAAATTTTTGGAACCGAAATCACCAAACTTAATGAAACTGATCTAAATGATATAAGAGTTCGTATTGGTTTTCTTTTTCAAAATGGTGCCTTGTATGATTCGATGACTGTTAGACAAAATTTGGAATTTACCCTAAAACACCATTCTCCAAATGCATCATCGGAGGAAATCGAAAAAGCCATAATAGAAGCACTAGAAAGTGTTGGTCTAGAAGAAGCCATTGACAAAATGCCTTCTGAATTGTCTGGTGGAATGCGAAAAAGAATCGGACTTGCAAGAACCGTTATTATTAAACCCGAAATCATTTTGTATGATGAACCTACAACTGGATTAGACGCAATAACATCTAGAGAAATAAGTGAATTGATTTTGTTTGTTCAAAAAAAATACAAAACAACCTCTATTATTATAACTCATGATATGGCCTGTGCCAAAATAACAGCAAACCGAATTATGATTATAAAAGATGGTGTTATCTGTGCAGAAGGCAGTTATGCCGAATTAGAAAAAAGCAAGGATGAATGGGTTCGATCTTTTTTTATTTAATTAATAAAACACTCAAATTATGTATAAAGAATCAGGGTTCACATGGAAATTAGGAATGTTTGTAACTATAGGGTTGATTCTCTTTGTTGGAACCATATACTTTGTTGGAAAACAAAAAAATTTATTTGGATCTACTTTTACCCTACAATCACAATTTAAAACAGTAACTGGATTAAAAGTTGGAAATAATGTCCGCTTTTCTGGAATAAATGTCGGAACAGTAAGTGAAATTACCCTTATCACTGATTCAACTGTAGCCGTAAAATTAATAATTAAAGATGAAGTGCGACGCTTTATAAAAACAGATTCCAAAGCTAGCATCGGCTCTGATGGATTAATGGGTGATAAAGTACTTACTATCTCACCTGGGACAAAATCCAATAAAAGCGTAAAAGACAATGCAATTATAGCTTCAATCAAAGCAATCGAAATTGAAGACATCATGAAAGGTGTAAAAACCACAGTGGATAATGCTTCGATAATAACTGATCAACTTGCCGAATTCAGTTTTAAAATCAACAATGGAAAAGGAACTTTATCCAAATTGTTAATGGATGAAAATATGGGTAAAAAACTAAATGCAACAATGTCTAATCTAGAGACAGGAACGAAAGGTTTTAGTGAGAATATGGATGCCGCTAAACACAACTTTTTATTGAAAGGTTATTTTAACAAAAAGGAAAAAGCCGCAGCCAAAAAACAAGAAAAAATTCAAAAAGATAAAGACAAAGCTGCTGCAAAAAAAGAAAAAGAAATTCAGAAAGAATTGGATTTGAAAGACAAAAAGGAAAATCCGTGAATTATGATATTTTTTATAGTAATAGTATAACATCAAAATATGTTTTCAATATGATCTTTGTAAAATCAAAATTAAAAGAGGAAAAATAAATTTTCTCTTTGAAATGAAGATGTCAAAAAAAATGAAAACAATAAAACTAATTGCCCTAGCCCTATTCTTGTTTACGTCTACAGCAAACCATGCCCAAGTTTCTATTAATGTAAATTTTGGAACACCTCCACAATGGGGACCAACTGGTTATTCTGAAGTATCTTATTATTTTTTGCCAGATGTTCAATCCTATTATGATATACGTGCCCAACAATTTATCTTTTTGAATAACGGAGTTTGGATAAGATCTCATAATTTACCTAACCGTTATAGAAACTATGATTTATACAATGGATATAAAGTAGTGCTAAATGACTACCACGGTTCAAGACCTTATGGCCATTATCAAGAGCATAAAGTAAAATATTATAAAGGATATAATAATGGACATCAAGAGAACTATAGATCGGTTGCGAATTATAAAAAAAATGAAAATAGAAGCTACAATAACGGCAACCAAGGTAATAGAGATAATGATAATCATCATGATAAAGAAAACAATGGTCATAAAAACGGTAAACATTAATTCCTAATGTAATGGAGACTATAAATGAGTTGAATAATCAAATTATGAATACTACAATTGTAATACGAAAGGATTATCCTGAGTTATCTAAATACCTTCTTGAAATGCCAGAAACTATTCCAGATATTGAAAATCCGGAAATAAACAGAAAAGTGCTAAATGAATATCTAAATTCCTTAAAAGAAATAGTAGATAAATATGCACCAAATCATAAAATTGACTTTCCAAGTAATATAAAAAAAAGAAAATGAAAACAGTAAAAAATTTAGGTATTTGGATGGATCATTCCATTGCTCATATCATTGAATTTACAGATCAATGGAAAGAAGCGAAAACTATTGAATCCAATTTTACGCATCAAGATAAAGTAGAAAGCCTTGTAAAAAGTGAATCAATAATGCATAATAAAGAACAACAGTTCCAAGCAGGATTCTATAAAAAACTAGAAGATCTTATTTTAAATTATAATAATGTCTTACTTTTTGGTCCAACCAATGCAAAAAATGAACTGTTTAATAGTATCGAAAAAGATCATCGCTTTGCAAATATCAAAATAGAGATTAAAGAAGCCGACAAAATGAATATTAATCAGAAAATCGCATTGGTAACGGATTACTTTGATGGGGCAAAAAAATAAGTATTCTAATAAAAACTTAAATTTAAGACTACGGGAACGTTTGTCAAAAATTTGGTTCAAGCCCTGCTATTAAAATGGTGGGGCTTTTATATTATTTTTAAAAAATTAAATGTTATGAAATCGCCATCATTGAAGCTGTCGCAATTGAAAATCATCGAATACCAAAACAAAATAGTAACCGATGAGATAACCACCAATGAAGATCTAGCGAAATATTCCTATAAAAAAATATTATCTACATTATGAATAAAATATACAGCCATACTGAAAATCTTTTCGAAAAATTGGTCTCTTTAGCAACTACTATATTAGGAAATTCTATTTCATTTCTAATAGCTTTATGCCTAGTGTTGTTTTGGTGGATCAATAGTTTGTTTATTAACAACGACACTCATCTTATTATTGGTGACATCATTTTTGGGGTTACTTTCTTAAGTTTATTTATTATCCAGAAATCTTTCAATCGATTCTCCGCTTCTTTACACCTTAAAATAAACGAATTAGTTTCATCACATGAACCTGCCAGTAATGCAGTAATGAATGCAGAAATCAAGACAGAAAGAGAAATTACGGAATTATCAAAAGAGTATTCGGAACTAGCAGAGCAAATTAAAGATTTGAACGAAGAAATTAAAGAGGAATTTAATAGGGAATTGGATAAAACTCTAAATGAAGATGAAAATCAAATAAAAGAGTAATCAAAATGAAATAATAAGCAGACAAAAACTGTAAATGATATAACTCTTTGCGAGAATTTTATAAGCCTTTTTTGAACGTATAATCCCATCTTTGTATAGATGTGAAAATGCTTTCACACTTAATTATAACAAAATGAACACAACAGAACTAAACGGAAATTGGGACGAGCAAAAAGGTAAATTGAAACAAAAATTTGCTGCGTTGACAGATAATGATTTATTATTTGTTGAAGGAAAAAAAGACGAAATGATGGGTAAACTTCAAATCAAATTGGGAAAAACTAAAGAAGAACTTCACAAAATTATTCAAGCACTATAAATAGCTGCTGTAAAATGTATCCATTTAATCAGTATTTTTTAAATGGATACATTTTTATTCAAAAAAAATCAATTTCAAATATAATTACTATGAAAAAATCAATTTTTACCCTTGCAGTTGCCACTTTTGTTATTGGATCTTCCATTACTAGTTGCAAACCAAATACCGAAAAAGTTCAAGACGCACAAGAAAATGTTGACAGTGCAAAAGTTGCCGTAACAGTTGCCGAAAACGATTTGGATCAAGCAAAAAGAGTCGCTACCGCAGAAGAATGGCAAGCATTCAAAGATGAAACCAACGCGAAAATAAATGAAAACAATGCCAAAATTGATGAGTTAAAATTAAAACTTAATAAAACGGGTAAAAATATCGATAAAACATACCAAGTAAGTATCGATGCAATGGAACAAAAAAATAAGGATTTAAAAATAAAAATGGATTCTTATAAAAACGATGTCAACAGTGATTGGAAATCTTTTAAAAGAGAATTCAACCATGATATGGATGAATTAGGTCAAAGTTTAAAAGACTTTACAGTGAACAACAAAAATTAAATAAATACGTTATGTCGTTGTAATAGTGAATGATTGCAACACATTCTTAATTTTAAATAAAAATCAAAAAAAATGAGCAATCTTCTTTATACAATCGCAGTTATACTAGTTATTTTTTGGGCAATCGGGTTCTTTGCTTACAGTGCAGGATCCATTATTCACATATTACTTGTTATTGCTTTAATAGCAGTAATATTAAGAATAATTCAAGGTAGAAAAGTTTTATAATTATTAAAAAATAATCACATGAAAGCAAATAAAATCGCATTAGGAGTCTTGGGTGCAATTGCCACAGGAGCTGTATTGGGAATATTGTTTGCCCCTGCGAAAGGAGCAGACACCAGAAAAAAAATTCTTCGAAAAGGAAATAATTATGCCGATGATTTGAAGGATAAATTCGAAAATATATCAGGAACATTAAAAAGCAATTATGAAAAAATGTTCCATGAAGGAAAATCAAAATTAGATAATTTAAAAAACGAATTAAAAAACAGCAGTATTTAATTTTTATTTTAAAGTGTTAAAAGCCAAATTGTAAAAAACAGTTTGGCTTTTTTTATGGCATTAGATAAGTGAAAAAAAATCAATCATGAACGTAAATGCAAACTAAAAAGTAAAGCCAATTATAAGTCAATCCTTTTTTTGTAAAAAAAATGACTAATTTTACTTTCAAAATTGATTTATAATGAACCCAAACGAACAAATACTATTTAAATTCTATTCTGCTTTTGCAAATGGTGACGCCAGCACAATGGGTGAATGTTATCATGAAAAAATTCAATTTCAAGATCCCGCTTTTGGTATATTAAAAGGAGAAGATGCCCGCCAAATGTGGAAAATGTTAACCGAAAAAAGTAACGGAAACAGTACGATTGAGTTTTCAGACCTAAAAGCTGATGATTATTCAGGAACAGCCAAATGGATAGCAACTTATATTTTTAGCAAAACCAACAAAAAAGTAGTGAATGTAATTCATTCTGAGTTTAAATTTCAGTATGGTCTCATCATTAGGCATATCGATAACTTTGATATCTGGAAATGGTCCAAACAAGCATTAGGTTTCAAAGGTTTACTATTGGGATGGACGGGATTTATGCAAAAACAAATACAAAAACAAGCTTTGTTTGCATTAAAAAATTATAGAATTAAAAATTCCTAAAGATGATAGAAACTTTAATCACTTTGTTTAATAGAGATCTCAATAAACTAAAAATTGAGATTCAATCATACCAAAATGAAAGCAAAATTTGGTACACACAAAAAGAAATCTCTAATTCTGCAGGAAATTTATGTTTGCATATAATAGGAAATTTAAACACATATATAGGAGCCCAAATAGGAAAAACAAATTACATTAGAAATAGAGAACTTGAATTTTCGAATAAGAATGTGCCAAAATCAGTGTTATTAACGCAAATAGATGAAACAATTATAATGCTAAATCATTCTTTAAAAATGGTATCAAATGAAGATTTAATTAAAGAGCACCCTATTTTAATTTTTGAAAATAAAACATCAACAGAATTTCTATTAATTCACCTTACAACACATTTGGCATATCATCTAGGTCAAATTAATTTTCATAGAAGATTACTTGATAGTTAATACTTTTTTGGTTTATTGTAATTTTTTAGGCTATAATCACTCCATTTAATTGCATAATAATCAAATATAAATTTGAAAAATAAGCCAATACAGAATCTTTTTATTTCATATTATTTAATTTTTTTTGTTCAAAAAAGTAAAATTTCAGCGTAAAATAGAAGAAAATAAATATTTTAACAAGAAATAACTCATTAAAAAATTTTACTATAAATTTTATCTATAACGTAATAGCTTCTTGGAATCGTCATCAAAATAAAGAAATATCAAAAAAATGATCTACATATTTTTGAATACTTTAATTATTACTTAAAAATGAAACTTAGCGTTTTTATAAACCCAAAAATCCGTAATTTTACTAGTATAAATAAGCTTTTAAAAGCTAAACGTTAACTAAATAATTTTTTTAAAATGAAAAGTACGACTGAAACATTATATTTTAAGACTGGAAATTGGAATAATGCTATTGATGTTTATGACTTTGTATTGAAAAATGTCACTCCTTATGAAGGAGATGATTCTTTTTTGGCAGGGCCATCAAAAAAAACAACTGTCTTATGGGATATTTGTAAAGAAAATTTACTTAAAGAGCGCCAAAAAAACGGATGCTTAGATATTGACACCAATATTATTTCAAATATAACATCTTTTGGACCTGGATATATTAGCAAAGAAAACGAAATCATTGTTGGATTACAAACCGATATGCTTTTAAAAAGAGCAATGAAACCGTTTGGAGGTATAAAATTAGTAGAATCAGCTGTTGCTGAAAGAGGTTTGAAAGTTTCTGATGAGGTAGTCAAAATTTTCAATTATGCTAAAGACCACAATCAAGCTGTTTTTAGTGCTTATGATAGCGAAATCAGAGCTTATCGTTCAAAACATTTATTAACTGGGTTACCAGATAATTATGCTAGAGGTAGAATTATTGGTGATTTTAGAAGACTGGCACTTTATGGAGCCGATCGATTAATTGAAGCCAAAAAAGAAGATTTTAGTGCTGTAGTTGGAGAAATGTCCGATCACAAAGTACGATTGAGAGAAGAAATATTCGATCAAATAAAAGCATTGCAGGATATGAAAATCATGTCTAATTCGTATGGAATTGACATTTCGAATCCAGCATTGAATGCACAACAAGCTGTACAATTTACCTATTTAGCTTATTTAAGCGCAGTAAAAGAACAGGATGGTGCAGCAATGTCTCTTGGAAATGTATCTTCTTTCTTAGATGTATATATCGAAAATGATTTGCAATCAGGAGTTATTACTGAGGAAGAAGCTCAAGAATATATCGATCAATTTGTTATGAAACTTCGTTTGGTACGTCATTTGCGTCCAGGTGCTTATGATACTATTTTTGGTGGAGATCCAACATGGGTTACTGAAGCAATTGGTGGACAATTTAATGATGGAAGAACAAAAGTGACCAAAACCTCATTTAGATTCTTACAAACATTATATAATCTAGGACCATCACCTGAACCTAATTTGACTATTTTATGGTCTCAAAATTTGCCAAAAGGATTTAAAGATTTTTGTGCAAAAGTTTCAATTGATACTTCATCTCTACAATATGAGAATGATGATTTGATGCGTACCAATAGAGGATCTGATGATTATGGTATTGCATGTTGTGTATCTTACCAAAAAATTGGTAAAACAATTCAACATTTTGGAGCACGTGCCAATTTGCCAAAAGCTTTACTTATGGCCTTGAACGGTGGTAGAGAAGAGGACAAAGGTACAATCGTTATTAAAAACATTCCTCAAATGGAAGACGGTGTGCTTGATTATGATAAAGTGATGAACATGTTCAAGGTAACTCTTGCAGAAGTAGCTAGAGTATATGCAAAATCGATGTACATTATTCACTATATGCATGATAAATATTATTATGAGAGAGCTCAAATGGCTATGATTGATACCGATCCTAATATTGATATCGCTTATGGAGCTGCTGGAATTTCTATTATCGCCGATTCACTTTCTGCTATCAAATATGCAAAAGTTACTCCAGTTAGAAATGATATTGGCTTAACTGTAGATTTTAATATAGAAGGTGAGTTTCCTCAATTTGGAAATGACGATGATAGAGTTGATGGTTTAGCTAAAGAAATTACTAGCATCTTTATTGATGAATTAAGAAAACATACTGCTTACAAAAACGCTACCCCTACTCTTTCATTATTGACTATTACTTCAAATGTAATGTACGGTTCGAATACCGGTTCTACTCCAGATGGACGTAAAGGCGGAGAAGCTTTTGCACCAGGAGCCAATCCAATGCACGGTAGAGACGTAAATGGAGCAATTGCTTCTTTGAACTCTGTAAGCAAATTAAATTACGAAGATGCACAAGATGGAATCTCTTATACTTTTACAATGGTACCAAAATCTTTGGGATCTGATAAAGAAGAGCAAGTTTCTAATCTAACGACAATTTTAGATAGTTATTTTGGAAGAAATGCCCATCACTTAAATGTAAATGTCTTGGATAAAGAAACGTTAATGGATGCTTACGAACATCCCGAAAAATATCCTCAATTGACTATTCGAGTTTCAGGATATGCCGTAAACTTTGTTCGATTATCAAAAGCGCATCAACTTGAAGTGATTACTAGAACATTTCATGAAAATTTGTAAATAATCTACAACACTAAATTATAATAAAACCACAATAAACTGTCTAAAGTAAAATTTATTTTTCATTTTAGACAGTTTTAATTTTTGAAATAATGTATTTTCCAAAGCAAAAATCTAAAGAAGAATCAATTGATATACTTCATTCTGACTCTATACGAATTCATTCTATTGAAACACTAGGCACACATGATGGCCCTGGAATACGAATGGTGGTATTTGTTCAAGGATGCCAGTTTAGATGTTTGTATTGTCAAAATCCAGATACTTTAGATATTCATGGAGGTACTTTTATCCCCATTGAAGATATAGTTGGGAAAGCTTTGCATCAAAAATCCTATTTTGGAAAAAAGGGAGGTGTTACTGTTTCTGGTGGCGAGCCTTTATTACAACGTGATAAACTGATTCAACTTTTTGATCAACTCCATGAAAATGGAATTAAAACCTGTTTGGATTCTAATGGTAGAGTTTTGGATGAAAAAACAAAGATTCTATTAAATAAAACCGACTTATTACTTTTGGATGTTAAGCATATCAACAACGATTGGCACAAAAAACTAACCGGTTTAAAAAATAAAACAACCCTTGCTGTTGCAGAATATAGAGAAAGCACTGGAAAACCAATGTGGTTGCGATACGTACTTGTGCCAGGTTGGACAGATCAAGAAGAATATTTACACGAATGGGGCCAATATTTCACCAATTATACAACAGTTGAAAGAGTAGAAATCATTCCTTTTCATCAATTAGGAAAACACAAATGGGAAATATTAGGTTTTGAATATCAATTAGAAAACACCCTTGCTCCAACAATTGAAGAAAAAAATAAAGCATTTGAGATTTTTAAACTTTACTTCAAGAATGTAAAACTCAAATAATGCTTTAATAAATGTATTTCTAAGTAATTAAAGTATGTAAGAATATTTTAATTGTTTTAAAATAGCTGTTGAATCCATTTATTCTTTATAAAAAGGATTTTTTAAAAATAACAAAGAAATGAGAAAACTATACATTTTAATTCTTTTGGTGACAATGGTGTCCAATAAAGGATTTTCACAAACACAAAAAATAGAAAACAACAATTCAGTTCCTACAGAAAAAGAATGGGATTATAATTTTTACGGTTATATTAGAACTGATTATATTTTTGACACTAGAAAATCATTTCAAGTGAGGGAAGATAATTTAAATTATTATCCGCTAGATAAAGTTTTAGACATCAATGGAGATGATTTAAACGCAACGGGTTCTTATAATTTTTTATCAATTGATTCTAGATTTGGTTTAAAAATAAAAGGTCCTGAAATTTGGGGAGCAAAAATTTCAGGAAATTTAGAAGGCGATTTTTTTGGTAATACAGAAGCCTCAATTGGTTTAGTACGATTGAGACATGCTTTTGTAAACATGGATTGGAAAGAAACTTCATTGACAGTCGGGCAAACATGGTATCCAGCATTTATTCCTGAACTATTTCCTGGTGTCGCTAATTTTAATACTGGAATAATGTTTAATCCATTTGGTTGGGCGACACAAATAAAAGTAAAGCAAAACTTTACAAAGGAATTATCATTTGCATTAACATTGTATAAAGAACGAGAATTTGCCACTGGAACAGCTATTGGCGGCACACAAAATTCTGCTTCTATCAATTCACCTATTCCTTCTATTCACGGACAATTTCAATTTAAAAATGCAAATTGGCTGGCTGGTTTTGGTGCAGAATTTAAATCACTGCAGCCATTAACTGAATATTCTCCAACTGCTACAACCAAAGCAAAAACTACTGAAAAAGTAACCAGTACCTCTTTTATTGGTTTTTTAAAATATTCTGACGACCTATTTTCAGTAAAAGCGTATGGTATAACAGGAGGAAATACAATTAATTTTTTAATGTTAGGTGGGTTCATAGGCTATACAAATCCGTTGCAACCTGAAAAATACAAAGCCACTAAAACCAGTTCTTTTTGGATTGATATTGCCAGTAATGGTAAAAAAATAGCGCCTGGAATTTTCGTAGGATATACTAAAAATAATGGAAACTCAAAAGACGGCCTTGCTCCTGGGGAAATTGTAAAATACTACATTAGAGGAATATCTGGGACAAGGGTAGTTGATGATGTTTGGAGAACATCTGGTAGGATTGAGTTTAAACACAAAAAATTTAAAGTTACTCCAGAATTAGAATATACCGCTGCAACTTGGGGAGATTTAGATCTTAATTCTAACGGAAAGGCAGATTTAAATAAAGTTGATGTTGGTAATTTACGTGGATTAATTTCATGTAGTTTAACTTTTTAAATAATAAAAAAAACACTAGAGAATTGATAAAAAAATGAAATATAAATGAAATAATATCGATTTAGCATTACTAGAAGTTAAACCAAAATAAATCTATTTTCAATATATATAATCAAAAATAAAAATTATGTCGAGTAATAAATATTTAATTGTACTAGCAGGTATGATTATGCAACTTTCAATTGGATCCATTTATGCATACAGTAAATGGATTGAACCTTTATCGAAAGAATTGAACTGGGAGGCTCATGATACTAAAACTGCTTTTAGTTTAGCCATTTGCTTTCTTGGTTTAACAGCTGCTTTCGCAGGAAAATTTGCTCAAAAAATTGGACCAACAAAAGCGGGATTAATTGCAGCTCTTTTTGTAACAATAGGATTATTGGGAAGTGCTTTGGCAGTCAAAATAAATTCTATTCATTTGTTTTACTTAACATTTGGTGTATTACAAGGTGTTGGTTTAGGATTTGGGTATGTTGTTCCAGTTTATACCGTTGTAAAATGGTTTCCTGATAGACCAGGTTTAGCTTCTGGAATAATAATTATGTCTTTTGCTCTTGGATCTTTGTTGGCTTCTTTTTTAATTGGACCGCTCTATGCCTCTTTAGGATTGTCAGGCGCATTTACAACTTTAGCAATAGGCTATGGAATATGTATGTTATTAAGTGCCTTGTATTTAGCAAATCCTATAAATTTAAAAACATCACTTCATACACATGTCGATTTAACTGCGAAACAAATAGTAACAGACAAACGTTTTATTGCACTTTGGTTATTATTATTTTTGAATGTTTGTGGCGGAATAGCTATAATTTCAAAAGCAGCTATTTTGGGAGAAGAAGTTGTCGGAATGACAGCAACACAGGCTACTATGTTTGTTGCAATTATTGGTTTGTTTAACGGTTTAGGTCGTCTGTTTTGGTCAAGTATTTCAGATAAAATAGGTTGTTGGGCGACATTTATGATTTTTATTAGTATAAATGTTATTTGTTTTGCTTTAATACCAAGTTTTTCTACAAATCAAACTTCATTTCAAACCCTAACTTACATCATTATTGCAGGTTACGGAGCTGGTTTTGCAACAATGCCATCATTTGTAAAAGATATTTTTGGCCCTGAAAAATATGGTCAAGTACTCGGATATGTTTTAACCGCTTGGTCTGCAGCAGCATTTGTAGGACCGATACTGCTTGGATTGACCTCACAAATCACAATATTTTATTTATTTGCTGGATTATTAGTACTAGCGTTGCTTGTCGGAATATGGTTGAAAGGATTACTCAA includes these proteins:
- a CDS encoding PA2169 family four-helix-bundle protein, coding for MNTKKSISVLNTFIGINNNRFESYIKASKQTNESDLIILFLGFQEKSQRCTAELVSEVQKLGGKPSKNSSVKIYFSRIWLQINLKFKINDREDLLNRCEYDADITLKKYLAVLRNNTAHLSPKHQNILHAQHQSIKKEHDTLKGLGDLLVTCRRFNLDA
- a CDS encoding MlaE family ABC transporter permease encodes the protein MKSPVKITKASNTKSYLKNIFEDIGKATLFTTRFFKEVAKGPFEFKEFIWQCYAIGYKSLPIVSITGFIMGLVLTIQSRPTMAKFGAESWLPSMVGLSLIREIVPVITALICAGKIASGIGAELGSMKVTEQIDAMEVSAINPYKYLVATRIMATTIMIPILVIYADFIGIYGGYIGYNIHENMGFYRYFSNVLEHLEFLDILPAVLKTFFFGFAIGLVGCYKGFNAENGTESVGKAANTAVVTASLTIFIIDMIAVQITDLFY
- a CDS encoding ABC transporter ATP-binding protein, with the translated sequence MIQHKPVKEKKTSTQSTEIILELNNVCKSFGDNAVLKGITLSVKKGENLVILGRSGSGKSITIKCLVGLIHADEGEIKIFGTEITKLNETDLNDIRVRIGFLFQNGALYDSMTVRQNLEFTLKHHSPNASSEEIEKAIIEALESVGLEEAIDKMPSELSGGMRKRIGLARTVIIKPEIILYDEPTTGLDAITSREISELILFVQKKYKTTSIIITHDMACAKITANRIMIIKDGVICAEGSYAELEKSKDEWVRSFFI
- a CDS encoding MlaD family protein encodes the protein MYKESGFTWKLGMFVTIGLILFVGTIYFVGKQKNLFGSTFTLQSQFKTVTGLKVGNNVRFSGINVGTVSEITLITDSTVAVKLIIKDEVRRFIKTDSKASIGSDGLMGDKVLTISPGTKSNKSVKDNAIIASIKAIEIEDIMKGVKTTVDNASIITDQLAEFSFKINNGKGTLSKLLMDENMGKKLNATMSNLETGTKGFSENMDAAKHNFLLKGYFNKKEKAAAKKQEKIQKDKDKAAAKKEKEIQKELDLKDKKENP
- a CDS encoding low affinity iron permease family protein; protein product: MNKIYSHTENLFEKLVSLATTILGNSISFLIALCLVLFWWINSLFINNDTHLIIGDIIFGVTFLSLFIIQKSFNRFSASLHLKINELVSSHEPASNAVMNAEIKTEREITELSKEYSELAEQIKDLNEEIKEEFNRELDKTLNEDENQIKE
- a CDS encoding CsbD family protein, with amino-acid sequence MNTTELNGNWDEQKGKLKQKFAALTDNDLLFVEGKKDEMMGKLQIKLGKTKEELHKIIQAL
- a CDS encoding peptidase M23 gives rise to the protein MKKSIFTLAVATFVIGSSITSCKPNTEKVQDAQENVDSAKVAVTVAENDLDQAKRVATAEEWQAFKDETNAKINENNAKIDELKLKLNKTGKNIDKTYQVSIDAMEQKNKDLKIKMDSYKNDVNSDWKSFKREFNHDMDELGQSLKDFTVNNKN
- a CDS encoding lmo0937 family membrane protein, translated to MSNLLYTIAVILVIFWAIGFFAYSAGSIIHILLVIALIAVILRIIQGRKVL
- a CDS encoding YtxH domain-containing protein, producing MKANKIALGVLGAIATGAVLGILFAPAKGADTRKKILRKGNNYADDLKDKFENISGTLKSNYEKMFHEGKSKLDNLKNELKNSSI
- a CDS encoding nuclear transport factor 2 family protein → MNPNEQILFKFYSAFANGDASTMGECYHEKIQFQDPAFGILKGEDARQMWKMLTEKSNGNSTIEFSDLKADDYSGTAKWIATYIFSKTNKKVVNVIHSEFKFQYGLIIRHIDNFDIWKWSKQALGFKGLLLGWTGFMQKQIQKQALFALKNYRIKNS
- a CDS encoding DUF1572 family protein yields the protein MIETLITLFNRDLNKLKIEIQSYQNESKIWYTQKEISNSAGNLCLHIIGNLNTYIGAQIGKTNYIRNRELEFSNKNVPKSVLLTQIDETIIMLNHSLKMVSNEDLIKEHPILIFENKTSTEFLLIHLTTHLAYHLGQINFHRRLLDS